A region from the Mycobacterium heidelbergense genome encodes:
- a CDS encoding MgtC/SapB family protein: MQTLTVADFALRLGVGVGCGALVGLERQWRARRAGLRTNALVAAGATLFVLYAVATEDSSPTRVASYVVSGIGFLGGGVILREGVNVRGLNTAATLWCSAAVGVLAASGHLVFTLIATGTVIGIHVLGRPLGRMIDHDDAGEEDEDLRPYLVQVVCRPKSEKYARAHIVQHAGGNDITLRGIHTGPATDDELTLTAHVLMGGHTAAKLERLVAELSLQPGIRAVQWYAGDNAQSE, from the coding sequence ATGCAGACGTTGACCGTCGCCGATTTCGCGCTCCGGCTTGGCGTCGGGGTCGGGTGTGGCGCGCTGGTCGGGTTGGAGCGCCAATGGCGGGCGCGCCGGGCCGGGCTGCGCACCAACGCGCTCGTTGCCGCCGGTGCGACCCTGTTCGTGCTCTACGCCGTGGCCACCGAGGACAGCAGCCCCACCCGAGTCGCGTCATATGTGGTGTCGGGCATCGGGTTTCTGGGCGGCGGGGTAATCCTGCGCGAGGGGGTCAACGTCCGGGGCCTCAACACCGCGGCCACCCTGTGGTGCTCGGCGGCGGTGGGCGTGCTGGCCGCTTCCGGGCACCTGGTGTTCACCCTGATCGCCACCGGAACCGTCATCGGCATCCACGTGTTGGGGCGGCCACTCGGCCGGATGATCGACCACGACGATGCCGGCGAAGAGGACGAGGACCTGCGGCCCTACCTGGTCCAGGTGGTTTGCCGCCCGAAATCCGAAAAGTACGCGCGCGCCCACATCGTGCAGCACGCCGGCGGCAACGACATCACGCTGCGCGGGATCCACACCGGACCGGCCACCGACGACGAGCTGACCCTGACCGCCCACGTGCTCATGGGCGGCCACACCGCCGCCAAGCTCGAGCGGTTGGTGGCGGAACTGTCCCTGCAACCGGGGATTCGCGCGGTCCAGTGGTACGCCGGCGACAACGCGCAGTCGGAATGA
- a CDS encoding PPE family protein has product MFDFGALPPEINSGRMYVGAGSGPMLAAAAAWDELATELQSTAASYGSTIEGLATGPWTGPSSIAMAAAATPYVAWMGATGAQAEQAATQAKLAAGAYETAFAATVPPPVIATNRALLMALIATNILGQNTPSIAATEAQYAEMWAQDAAAMYTYAASSATASQLTPFNEPPQTTNTAGTATQAATVSQATSAGGSNVGTQLSQLISSAPSTLQSLATTSPTSVPGLNLPPLPAGLTTDLANWNTINSTLSGIYSPFFGETSLGGGPFLSFGQTYAYAQNGQGVAAFYTPKAITGALAPLTSGAAANLSSASFGAAPVSGAMGKAALVGSMSVPQGWTEAAPAIRTLASVLPTNLAAVPAASLSGEGGVFGQMALSSLAGRAVAAGATYSPGAAAAGSLGGVVAEADPAAATIIVIPALEE; this is encoded by the coding sequence ATGTTCGATTTCGGGGCGTTACCACCGGAGATCAACTCCGGACGGATGTACGTCGGCGCAGGATCGGGGCCGATGCTGGCGGCCGCGGCGGCGTGGGACGAGCTGGCGACGGAATTGCAGTCCACCGCGGCGTCGTACGGGTCGACGATCGAAGGCTTGGCCACCGGGCCGTGGACGGGCCCGTCGTCGATTGCGATGGCGGCCGCGGCCACACCGTACGTGGCGTGGATGGGCGCCACCGGCGCTCAGGCGGAGCAGGCGGCCACGCAGGCCAAGCTGGCCGCCGGCGCCTACGAGACGGCCTTTGCCGCCACGGTGCCGCCGCCGGTGATCGCGACCAATCGCGCCCTGCTGATGGCGCTGATCGCCACCAACATCCTGGGCCAGAACACCCCGTCGATCGCGGCCACCGAGGCCCAGTACGCCGAGATGTGGGCCCAGGACGCCGCCGCGATGTACACCTATGCGGCGTCGTCGGCGACGGCGTCGCAGCTGACGCCGTTCAACGAACCACCGCAGACCACCAACACCGCGGGAACGGCGACGCAGGCGGCCACGGTCTCCCAGGCCACCAGCGCGGGTGGCTCGAACGTGGGCACGCAGCTGTCCCAGCTGATCTCGTCGGCGCCGTCGACGCTGCAAAGCCTGGCGACAACCAGTCCCACGTCCGTACCGGGCTTGAACTTGCCACCCTTGCCGGCGGGGCTCACCACCGACCTGGCGAACTGGAACACCATCAACTCGACCCTCTCGGGGATTTACTCGCCTTTCTTCGGGGAGACTTCCCTGGGCGGTGGCCCGTTCCTGTCGTTCGGGCAGACGTACGCCTACGCCCAAAACGGCCAGGGCGTCGCCGCCTTCTACACTCCGAAAGCCATCACGGGGGCCTTGGCCCCGTTGACCAGCGGAGCGGCGGCAAACCTGAGTTCCGCAAGCTTCGGCGCGGCGCCGGTATCGGGGGCTATGGGAAAGGCGGCCCTGGTCGGAAGCATGTCGGTGCCCCAGGGCTGGACCGAAGCCGCCCCGGCGATCAGGACGCTCGCCTCGGTGTTGCCCACCAACCTGGCGGCCGTCCCCGCTGCCTCGCTGAGCGGCGAGGGTGGCGTCTTTGGCCAGATGGCCCTGTCGAGTCTGGCCGGACGCGCCGTGGCCGCCGGTGCGACCTACTCCCCGGGCGCTGCCGCGGCAGGGTCGCTCGGCGGCGTGGTCGCCGAGGCTGACCCCGCCGCGGCCACCATCATCGTGATCCCCGCGCTGGAAGAGTGA
- a CDS encoding NAD(P)/FAD-dependent oxidoreductase, protein MTAVVVVGAGFAGLWAALGAARRLDELAVPVGTVDITVLSAKPFHDIRVRNYEADLSACRIPLAELLDPVGIAHVATEVTAIDTGARIVTTSGGATHGYDRLVLASGSHVLKPAIPGLREFGFDVDTHDGALALQRHLRTLADDPPTPAAATVVVVGAGLTGIETACELPKRLRALFSRATLTPRVILIDRNPAVGSDMGDSARPVIERALSDNGIEVRTAVSVATVTERGVSLFSGEQLEAATVVWCAGMRASALTEQLPVARDRLGRVPVDDYLRVVGVPSVFAAGDVAAARMDDEHLSVMSCQHGRPMGRYAGYNVIGDLFDEPLLALRIPWYVTVLDLGPAGAVYTEGWGRAVVSTGARAKATKRTINTRRIYPPLTGDRAELLAAAAPRLQARPR, encoded by the coding sequence GTGACAGCCGTGGTGGTGGTCGGCGCGGGGTTTGCGGGGTTATGGGCGGCGCTGGGCGCCGCCCGACGACTCGACGAGCTCGCCGTGCCGGTGGGCACGGTCGACATCACGGTGTTGAGCGCCAAGCCCTTTCACGACATCCGGGTTCGCAACTACGAAGCGGACTTGAGCGCCTGCCGCATCCCGCTCGCCGAACTGCTCGACCCCGTCGGGATCGCGCACGTCGCGACCGAGGTGACCGCGATCGACACCGGCGCCCGCATTGTCACCACGTCGGGCGGCGCGACGCACGGCTACGACCGACTGGTGCTCGCGTCGGGCAGTCACGTGCTCAAACCCGCGATACCGGGCCTGCGGGAGTTCGGTTTTGACGTCGACACCCACGACGGCGCCCTGGCCCTGCAGCGGCACCTGCGCACGCTCGCCGACGATCCGCCGACGCCGGCGGCGGCCACGGTCGTCGTGGTCGGTGCCGGGCTGACCGGAATCGAGACGGCCTGTGAGCTGCCAAAGCGGCTGCGGGCATTGTTTTCCCGGGCGACGCTCACCCCCCGGGTGATTCTGATCGACCGCAACCCCGCGGTCGGCTCCGATATGGGCGACTCGGCGCGTCCGGTGATCGAACGGGCCTTGTCGGACAACGGCATTGAGGTCAGAACGGCGGTCAGCGTCGCAACGGTCACCGAGCGCGGCGTGTCGCTGTTTTCGGGTGAGCAGCTCGAGGCGGCCACCGTGGTCTGGTGCGCCGGCATGCGGGCCAGCGCGCTGACCGAGCAGCTGCCGGTGGCGCGCGACCGGCTGGGCCGGGTGCCGGTCGATGACTATCTGCGGGTGGTCGGCGTGCCGTCGGTGTTCGCCGCGGGGGACGTGGCCGCGGCCCGGATGGACGACGAGCACCTGTCGGTGATGTCGTGCCAGCACGGGCGCCCGATGGGCCGCTATGCCGGCTACAACGTCATCGGTGACCTGTTCGACGAGCCGCTGCTGGCGCTTCGAATCCCTTGGTACGTCACGGTTCTCGATCTCGGACCGGCCGGCGCGGTCTACACCGAAGGGTGGGGCCGGGCGGTGGTTTCGACGGGCGCGCGGGCCAAGGCGACCAAGCGGACCATCAATACCCGGCGCATCTATCCGCCCCTGACCGGCGACCGGGCCGAGCTGCTGGCCGCCGCCGCGCCGCGGCTGCAGGCCCGCCCGCGATGA
- a CDS encoding DUF732 domain-containing protein has translation MRLFVALLGFCAAIGLAAPAYGDPPPPPEGDDAGFLAALHQVDISYSSPDAAVASAKAVCTCLNDGESGLELVHDVKTHNPGFDMESASNFAMIAAKFYCPHQLSKA, from the coding sequence ATGAGACTCTTCGTAGCGCTACTCGGCTTTTGTGCCGCCATCGGCCTCGCGGCCCCCGCGTATGGGGACCCGCCCCCTCCTCCGGAGGGTGACGACGCGGGCTTCCTCGCCGCCCTGCATCAAGTCGACATCAGCTATTCCAGCCCCGATGCGGCGGTCGCGTCGGCCAAGGCGGTGTGCACGTGCTTGAACGACGGCGAATCGGGCCTGGAGCTCGTCCACGACGTCAAAACCCACAATCCCGGATTCGACATGGAGAGCGCGTCGAATTTCGCCATGATCGCCGCGAAATTCTATTGCCCCCACCAGCTTTCGAAGGCATAG
- a CDS encoding PPE family protein, with amino-acid sequence MFYAAFPPEFNSGRMYTGPGSGSLRAAAAAWEGLATELQSTAASYSSVVSTLTGGPWTGPSSLAAAAAVAPYVTWMQGTAAQAAEAATQATAAASAYEAAFAAHVPPVEIAANRSQLASLVATNIFGQNTPAIAATETQYSEMWAQDALAMDSYVASSASAAQVTPFTAAPQITNAGGLTTQAAAVAEAAATPFGNVASLASAAAEPLTTGNPLLQLGANFATNYTDFFNNIINTLVGPTWASTFAQMYTALRTPLGYTTQYNWIGLAINLPASQFLKFAPHPALGAIPRDALGAGLGAPHWGRGTLFNAVSPAADFGRGTLVGNLRVPPSWASATPAIRTVAAALSAAGPDAVPAAALGEGGLLSSMSLAGMLGSAVGAGGPTVVRAGARGRLKPIKELKDSTSPEKLKRLVAQISEKPESVQHHNVDQEGLDALLEQLSKKPGIHAVHLKKGDKAKVVPSEAQLG; translated from the coding sequence ATGTTTTACGCAGCTTTCCCGCCGGAGTTCAACTCGGGCAGGATGTACACGGGCCCGGGATCGGGGTCGCTGCGGGCCGCCGCGGCGGCCTGGGAAGGCCTGGCCACCGAATTGCAGTCCACGGCGGCTTCCTATTCGTCGGTGGTCTCGACCCTGACCGGCGGACCATGGACGGGTCCGTCGTCGCTGGCCGCGGCGGCCGCCGTCGCACCCTACGTGACCTGGATGCAGGGCACCGCCGCACAAGCCGCCGAAGCCGCCACCCAGGCCACCGCGGCGGCAAGCGCCTATGAGGCGGCGTTCGCCGCGCATGTGCCACCGGTGGAGATTGCCGCCAACCGCAGCCAACTGGCGTCGCTGGTGGCGACCAATATTTTCGGGCAGAACACCCCGGCAATCGCGGCCACCGAGACCCAATACTCCGAAATGTGGGCCCAAGACGCCCTGGCGATGGACAGCTACGTCGCCTCGTCGGCGTCCGCCGCCCAGGTGACGCCGTTCACCGCGGCACCGCAAATCACGAACGCCGGGGGGCTGACCACCCAGGCGGCGGCGGTGGCCGAGGCCGCCGCCACCCCGTTCGGCAACGTGGCCTCACTCGCCTCGGCGGCGGCCGAACCGCTGACAACGGGCAACCCGCTGCTGCAACTGGGCGCAAACTTCGCCACCAACTACACGGATTTCTTCAACAACATCATCAACACCCTGGTAGGACCGACCTGGGCCTCGACCTTTGCCCAGATGTACACGGCCCTCAGGACTCCGCTGGGCTACACGACGCAGTACAACTGGATCGGGCTGGCCATCAACCTTCCCGCGTCGCAGTTCCTCAAGTTCGCCCCCCACCCCGCGCTGGGCGCGATCCCGCGAGACGCGCTGGGGGCCGGGCTTGGTGCCCCGCACTGGGGCCGGGGCACCCTGTTCAACGCGGTCTCGCCGGCGGCGGATTTCGGGCGTGGCACCTTGGTCGGCAACTTGCGGGTCCCCCCGAGCTGGGCTTCGGCCACCCCGGCCATCCGGACGGTCGCCGCCGCACTGTCGGCCGCCGGACCGGACGCGGTGCCGGCGGCCGCGCTCGGCGAGGGCGGCTTGCTCAGTTCGATGTCGTTGGCCGGGATGCTCGGCAGCGCCGTCGGCGCGGGCGGTCCCACCGTGGTGCGCGCCGGCGCCCGCGGCCGTCTCAAGCCGATCAAAGAACTCAAGGACAGCACCTCGCCGGAGAAGCTCAAGCGGCTGGTCGCACAGATATCGGAGAAGCCCGAAAGCGTGCAGCACCACAACGTCGATCAGGAAGGCCTCGACGCCCTGCTCGAGCAGCTGTCGAAGAAGCCCGGCATCCACGCGGTGCACCTCAAGAAGGGTGACAAGGCCAAAGTGGTGCCGTCGGAAGCTCAATTAGGATAG